GGGCATCGGTAACTCCTCTTTTCATTGATCTGTGTTTTAATCACTAACCTGAAGTCTGCAATCTGAAGTCTACGCACCGGCAGCCTGCCTGCGGAACCACAGCAGGTACACCGGCACGCCGAGCAGCAGGACGACAATGCCCGGCAGGGCGTCGCCGAAGCTGAAAACGACCGTCGATACGATGTATCCGAGGGATACCACGATGAAGAAGAGCGGTGTGACGGGATAACCCCACACCTTGAACGGCCGGGGTTCGTCAGGATACTTCCGGCGGAGGATGAACACGGCGATCACGGTCAACACGTAGAACACGAACAACACGTACATCACGGCCAGGACGATTTCCATGAAGTTCCCGACGAGGCTCCACGCCATGCCCAGGATGGTCAGGGTGGTGATCGTTCGAGAGGGGGTCCGGAACCTGGGATGCACCCGGGTGAACCAGCCGAAGAAGAGGCGCTCGCGGGCCATGCCGTAGGCGATGCGCGGCATGTACATGATGTTGGCGTTCAAGGTGCCGAAGGTGGCGACGATCACCGCCAGAGAGGTGAGCGATCCACCGATCGGACCGATCAGCCGTTCCGCCACCTCGGCGGCAATCTGGTTCGACCCGGCGATTTCGTCGATGTTCATGACGTAGAGGTATGCCCAGTTGACGGCCAGGTAGACCAGCATGCAAAGACTCAGACCGATGATGATGGCCAGGGGCAGTACGCGACGCGGGTCCTTCACCTCACCCGCCACGTTGTTCGTGTTGTACCAGCCGTTGTACGAGAACAGGATGCCGACCATGGCCGTTCCCAGCGCACCGAAGAGGCCCATTTCCCTGCCCGTGGCCGACGGCGTGGAGAAATGCTCCGCGGACCCGCCGACGATCAGGGCGAGGAATACCAGGCCCAGCAGGGCCGCGACCTTGGCGAAGGTGGACACATTGGATATGATCCCCCCGAATCGCACGCCCGCATAATTGACGGCTCCGAGCAGGGCCAGGACGGCGAAGATCGCCAGGTGCTGGGTCGAGACCATTACCGGTCCAGCCTGCAGCAGCACGTGTTCCAGGGAGATGTCCGGTACGAAGTAACCGAGGTACGAGGTGCAGATCATGGCGACGGCGGCCAGCGCACCGGGACAGATCACGGCGGTTTCCGTCCACCCGTAGAGAAAGGACACGTAGGGGGGATAGGATTCCCGCAAGTACACAATGATGCCGCCCGTGCGGGGCATCATGGCACCCAGTTCGGCGAAGCACAGCGCACCCGAGAAGCAGAGCAGGCCGCCGATGACCCAGACCAGCAGGAACAGTTCGGGGGAGCCCAGTACGGCCGCAATACCCGCGGGCGCGCCGAATATGCCGGATCCGATGATGCCGCCTACGATGATCGTCGTGGCCGCGACCAGGCCAAGATCCCGGGCCAGTTCGGTCTCGAGTTGAAATCGGCTTCCGACGCGATCGGGTGATGATTCAGCCATGGCCTTCCTCCGTTGCCGCCACGCACGGGAACTGGATTGATTTGAATAATCGAAGAAACTTAAAACAAAATGGACCTGGCATGATCGTCAAGGACAATAT
This is a stretch of genomic DNA from Gemmatimonadota bacterium. It encodes these proteins:
- a CDS encoding amino acid permease; its protein translation is MAESSPDRVGSRFQLETELARDLGLVAATTIIVGGIIGSGIFGAPAGIAAVLGSPELFLLVWVIGGLLCFSGALCFAELGAMMPRTGGIIVYLRESYPPYVSFLYGWTETAVICPGALAAVAMICTSYLGYFVPDISLEHVLLQAGPVMVSTQHLAIFAVLALLGAVNYAGVRFGGIISNVSTFAKVAALLGLVFLALIVGGSAEHFSTPSATGREMGLFGALGTAMVGILFSYNGWYNTNNVAGEVKDPRRVLPLAIIIGLSLCMLVYLAVNWAYLYVMNIDEIAGSNQIAAEVAERLIGPIGGSLTSLAVIVATFGTLNANIMYMPRIAYGMARERLFFGWFTRVHPRFRTPSRTITTLTILGMAWSLVGNFMEIVLAVMYVLFVFYVLTVIAVFILRRKYPDEPRPFKVWGYPVTPLFFIVVSLGYIVSTVVFSFGDALPGIVVLLLGVPVYLLWFRRQAAGA